From a region of the Besnoitia besnoiti strain Bb-Ger1 chromosome I, whole genome shotgun sequence genome:
- a CDS encoding glutaredoxin domain-containing protein (encoded by transcript BESB_005620), with protein MNQKARHNAVCVSPLALLAIASSLPFSCLPVDGLRTEKQHATNQGGRGSVVASALVGLSCGLQGDSRVADLNATLHSSRSTAAIRLLSASRLPAPRVGSVRDSEPRNAFTQLRRTPAADKVHGSLSFVFSAPSSGYGAPSAALAPSFSFSRSFSTAAAVERATGQPMHQRTSLGSASSAVGDQSGDADSLRARVEKLVKSAPVVVFMKGTPEDPRCGYSRSIVEILQLAASEVPALAGLQQAESSLPRSLPEGFFLPVDVWEDLPLREALKRYTNWPTVPQLFIEQQFVGGTDVAAEMFRDSSLHEAIAEAAKKFVEAQRHATQNN; from the exons ATGAATCAGAAGGCCCGCCATAACGCGGTCTGTGTGTCGCCGCTTGCCCTTCTCGCGATCGCATCTAGCCTCCCTTTCTCGTGCCTACCAGTGGACGGCCTTCGTACAGAGAAGCAGCACGCCACTAACCAGGGCGGAAGAGGCTCCGTCGTGGCGTCAGCCCTCGTTGGTCTAAGCTGCGGGCTTCAGGGAGACAGTCGGGTCGCGGATTTAAATGCTACCCTCCATTCTTCTCGCTCAACGGCTGCAATCCGGCTCTTATCCGCGAGTCGGTtaccggcgccgcgcgtcggaAGTGTCCGCGACTCAGAGCCCCGCAACGCATTCACCCAGCTGCGGCGAACCCCCGCTGCGGATAAAGTTCACGGATCCCTGTCTTTTGTCTTCTCAGCACCTTCCTCTGGATATGGTGCCCCGTCTGCCGCCTTGGCGCCCTCGTTTTCGTTCTCTCGCTCCTTCTCTACGGCAGCTGCCGTAGAGCGCGCTACAGGGCAGCCGATGCATCAACGGACTTCGCTGGGATCCGCTTCAAGCGCGGTAGGGGATCAAAGCGGGGATGCTGACAGCCTACGAGCGCGCGTGGAGAAACTCGTGAAGTCTGCGCCGGTTGTTGTGTTCATGAAGGGGACGCCTGAGGATCCCCGGTGCGGTTACAGCCGATCTATTGTGGAAATTCTTCAACTG GCTGCAAGTGAGGTGCCCGCCCTAGCGGGTCTCCAGCAGGCAGAGTCGTCGCTCCCGCGGAGTCTCCCGGAAGGCTTTTTCCTCCCTGTGGATGTCTGGGAAGATCTTCCGCTTCGGGAAGCCTTGAAGCGATACACGAACTGGCCTACAGTCCCCCAGCTATTCATCGAGCAGCAGTTCGTTGGTGGCACAGACGTCGCTGCAGAGATGTTTAGGGATAGCTCACTGCACGAAGCGATTGCGGAAGCCGCAAAAAAATTcgtcgaggcgcagagacacgcgacgcAAAACAACTGA
- a CDS encoding hypothetical protein (encoded by transcript BESB_005630), translating to MQKVSEGQTREDGHLPQPKTHPSRTRKLFGFSTLEWDVLNKARILEARQKGAAVSDTSATRGRDYTQTASAKCAPAATLLCGADVAPFEVWEEEKVRGACLDMLSRVAPGQERRRPPNGLLFDISLNVLPCLAEFFENDGLGIGKVPLRLSADVAGLKEEIARRAAATQPHREAEAHLLTAVSSGPPSNPSASSNRPRTGKTSGEAPHPAAGNRGGVSPGASDSTGPPAQDSACASIALAVSNEKAAAELCLQNAGAAATPSVAALLSSERELSVTQVIEWLLHRPWVRREDTHVKHDVDKLYADAQAQLAHGKDAEAATTAAAVSRAMAVISLTISLLGPGASPHVRL from the exons ATGCAGAAAGTCAGTGAAGGCCAGACCAGGGAGGATGGCCATCTGCCACAGCCGAAAACG CATCCTTCTCGCACGCGGAAGCTCTTTGGCTTTTCGACTCTCGAGTGGGATGTACTGAATAAAGCCCGTATCCTCGAAGCTCGACAGAAAGGCG CGGCTGTATCTGACACAAGCGCCACTCGTGGCCGTGACTATACTCAGACGGCTTCCGCGAAGTGCGCACCAGCTGCAACTTTGTTGTGCGGTGCCGATGTGGCACCATTTGAAGTatgggaagaagagaaagttCGAGGCGCCTGTCTAGATATGCTATCGCGGGTGGCCCCAGGAcaagagcggcggcggcctccgaaCGGTCTTCTCTTCGATATTTCCTTGAACGTACTTCCGTGCCTTGCGGAGTTCTTCGAGAACGACGGACTTGGCATCGGCAAGGTGCCTTTGCGGCTGTCCGCCGATGTTGCGGGGCTCAAGGAAGAGATCGCCAGGAGGGCAGCGGCAACACAACCACACAGAGAAGCTGAGGCGCACCTCCTCACAGCGGTATCTTCTGGGCCGCCGTCCAACCCTAGCGCGAGCAGCAATCGGCCTAGAACGGGAAAGACAAgtggcgaagcgccgcaccCTGCCGCTGGCAACAGGGGCGGCGTTTCTCCAGGAGCAAGCGACAGCACCGGACCGCCGGCACAAGACTCTGCGTGTGCTTCCATTGCGTTAGCTGTGAGCAACGAaaaagccgcggcggagctttGCCTCCagaacgcaggcgccgctgcgacacCTTCGGTAGCGGCACTTCTGTCCTCCGAAAGGGAATTGAGTGTGACCCAGGTGATCGAGTGGCTTCTGCATCGACCGTGGGTGAGGCGTGAGGATACCCACGTGAAACACGATGTCGACAAGCTGTACGCCGATGCGCAAGCCCAGCTCGCGCATGGAAAGGATGCCGAGGCCGCCACGACCGCAGCCGCGGTAAGTAGGGCAATGGCTGTCATTTCTTTGACTATTTCTTTGTTGGGACCTGGGGCGAGCCCGCATGTCAGACTATGA
- a CDS encoding putative dynein light chain protein (encoded by transcript BESB_005640): protein MGRLQQSDFVAEQIQDIARHAITQCLSSVTYKREKVSSWCAQISDACLKELAKLNKAFKYIVTCVIMQKTGAGLYTAASTCWDVKTDGLCSLQVSTDSMDCIITIYTLQI from the exons ATGGGACGACTGCAGCAAAGCGACTTCGTCGCCGAGCAAATTCAAGATATTGCACGTCAT GCCATTACTCAGTGTCTATCAAGTGTGACCTacaagagagaaaaggtCAGCTCATGGTGCGCTCAAATTTCAGACGCCTGCCTCAAAGAGCTTGCCAAGCTTAACAAGGCGTTCAAATATATTG TCACGTGCGTCATCATGCAAAAGACTGGCGCAGGCCTGTATACGGCCGCCAGTACTTGCTGGGATGTGAAGACCGACG GTCTTTGTAGCTTGCAAGTCTCGACGGATAGCATGGACTGCATCATCACTATTTATACACTGCAGATATGA
- a CDS encoding heat shock protein HSP60 (encoded by transcript BESB_005650): MFARASSKLAKGRSPGNLFQIRNASSKEIRFGSDARNQMLAGCNRLADAVGVTLGPKGRNVVIEQAYGSPKITKDGVTVAKSIELSNKMMNLGAQLVKQVASTTNDIAGDGTTTATLLARAIFREGCKAVDAGMNPMDLLRGINLAVEKVLAHLNSVTKNVTTSEEIFNVATISANGDKVVGKLIADAMEKVGRDGTITVSEGKTLTHELELVEGLNFDRGFISPYFITNSKEQKVELEKPFVLLYDKRISSVKGILPVLEFIVQNQGSLLIIAEDVDSEALATMVVNKLRLGLKICAVKAPGFGDHRKAMLHDIAVMTGGQVVTEETGASLEDSHQMPHMLGRAKSVVVTKDTTLVIEGSGEKAQIDERCDQIRVMMDQTHSEYEKEKLQERLAKMTGGVAVIKVGGASEVEVGEAKDRIQDALCATKAAVEEGIVPGGGTALLYASETLGNLETTNYDQKVGVNIVRNACKQPCKTIADNAGHEGAVVVGNLLREADATRGFNAQTGEYVDMMAAGIIDPTKVVKTALSDAASVASLMTTTEAAVVEAKEEKNDEPMSGGMPMGGGMGGGMGGMY; this comes from the exons ATgttcgctcgcgcctccagcaAACTGGCTAAGGGCAGAAGCCCTGGCAATCTCTTCCAGATCCGCAACGCTAGCAGCAAAGAAATCCGATTCGGAAGTGACGCGAGAAACCAGATGCTGGCAG GATGCAACCGTCTGGCAGACGCCGTCGGCGTGACACTCGGCCCCAAGGGTCGCAACGTCGTCATTGAGCAGGCGTATGGCTCCCCGAAGATTACGAAGGACGGCGTCACCGTCGCCAAGTCCATCGAGCTAAGCAACAAGATGATGAACCTCGGCGCCCAGCTGGTCAAGCAGGTCGCCTCCACGACGAACGACATTGCCGGCGATGGAACCACCACGGCGActctgctcgcccgcgccaTCTTCCGCGAGGGCTGCAAGGCGGTCGACGCAGGAATGAACCCTATGGATCTCCTCAGAG GCATCAACTTGGCTGTCGAGAAGGTGTTGGCGCACCTGAACTCGGTGACGAAGAACGTGACGACGTCGGAGGAGATCTTCAACGTCGCCACGATTTCGGCTAACGGCGACAAAGTCGTTGGAAAGCTAATCGCCGACGCGATGGAGAAGGTTGGCCGCGACGGCACCATCACGGTCTCCGAGGGCAAGACGCTGACGCACGAGCTTGAGCTCGTCGAGGGCCTGAACTTTGACCGCGGCTTCATCTCCCCTTACTTCATCACCAACTCCAAGGAGCAAAAGGTCGAACTCGAGAAGCCCTTCGTCCTGCTCTACGACAAGCGCATCTCCTCCGTCAAGGGAATCCTCCCCGTCCTCGAGTTCATCGTTCAGAACCAGGGCTCGCTCCTCATCATCGCTGAGGACGTCGACAG cgaggctCTGGCCACGATGGTGGTGAACAagctccgcctcggcctGAAGATCTGCGCAGTCAAGGCGCCGGGCTTCGGCGACCACAGGAAGGCGATGCTCCACGACATCGCCGTGATGACTGGCGGCCAAGTCGTTACGGAGGAGACGGGCGCCAGCCTCGAAGACAGCCACCAGATGCCGCACATGCTTGGCCGC GCCAAGTCGGTGGTTGTGACGAAGGACACGACGCTGGTGATtgaaggcagcggcgagaaggcacAGATCGACGAGCGCTGTGACCAGATTCGCGTGATGATGGATCAGACGCACTCCGAGtacgagaaggagaagctgCAGGAACGCCTGGCGAAGATGACCGGCGGCGTGGCAGTCATCaaggtcggcggcgcctccgagGTGGAggtcggcgaggcgaaggaccGCATCCAGGACGCGCTCTGCGCCACCAAGGCCGCCGTCGAGGAGGGTATCGTCCCGGGCGGCGGCACTGCGCTGCTCTACGCGAGCGAGACCCTCGGTAACCTCGAGACGACCAACTACGACCAAAAGGTCGGCGTGAACATCGTGCGCAACGCCTGCAAGCAGCCGTGCAAGACAATTGCCGACAACGCTGGCCACGagggcgccgtcgtcgtcggaaACCTGCTCAGGGAAGCCGACGCCACGCGCGGATTCAACGCGCAGACCGGCGAATACGTCGACATGATGGCCGCCG GGATCATCGACCCGACCAAGGTCGTCAAGACCGCGCTCTCCGACGCCGCCTCTGTTGCCTCGCTCATGACCACGACTGAAGCCGCGGTcgtcgaggcgaaggaggagaaaaacgaCGAGCCCATGAGCGGCGGCATGCCGATGGGCGGCGGCATGGGCGGCGGCATGGGCGGCATGTATTAA
- a CDS encoding hypothetical protein (encoded by transcript BESB_005660): MVRGRRQEAQSFFVATAVSLSSLGYVGLHSSPPRGLRRSSGRARRGAGDRANEDERGDPAFRRARRGAQTPRG, from the coding sequence ATGGTGCGCGGACGAAGGCAGGAAGCCCagtccttcttcgtcgcgaCTGCTGTCTCACTCTCATCCCTGGGCTACGTCGGGCTGCACTCGTCACCTCCACGCGGTCTCCGCAGAAGCTCTGGCAGGgcaagacgaggcgcgggagacaggGCAAatgaagacgagagaggcgaccCGGCCTTCCGTCGAGCGCGCCGTGGAGCCCAAACGCCGAGAGGTTAA